One genomic region from Prunus persica cultivar Lovell chromosome G3, Prunus_persica_NCBIv2, whole genome shotgun sequence encodes:
- the LOC18783807 gene encoding uncharacterized protein LOC18783807 — MQDEDFEQGLVCPSFNSYSSDKLADVAAKVCREFDNLNLLHKSNYSAEQKEHDDHRNDDVDDDFEFVSFQSSGSQVFFDDNQIGPVFPVFNRDLLLDRSQRDLAAAPNNKEVVEEEEDEDDAAALPSSSSSDVDELDSVPQGTYCVWMPKSVVAQDARGKCKIKSKSTGTSSSRRWSIKDLLRRSNSESGSKDSFVFLTPLSSSSKKAAEEEPKEIKKSSGSGSGPGSGGGPNKPKGSKAVSMAHEAFYVRNKTVAKDGYNKRRSYLPYRQDLVGFFASVNAMSRTFPAL, encoded by the coding sequence atgcaaGACGAAGATTTCGAACAGGGACTGGTCTGTCCCAGCTTCAACAGCTACTCCTCCGACAAACTTGCAGACGTCGCAGCCAAAGTCTGCCGAGAGTTCGACAACCTCAATTTGCTCCACAAATCCAATTACTCCGCTGAACAGAAAGAACACGATGATCATAGAAACGACGACGTCGACGACGACTTCGAGTTCGTCTCGTTTCAAAGTTCCGGAAGCCAGGTATTCTTTGACGACAACCAGATCGGTCCCGTTTTCCCCGTATTCAACCGCGACCTTCTGCTTGACAGAAGTCAACGAGATCTCGCGGCCGCCCCTAATAATAAGGAGGTTgtcgaggaggaggaggatgaagACGATGCTGCTGCTCTGCCGTCATCGTCGTCCTCCGATGTGGACGAACTGGACTCGGTCCCACAGGGGACGTACTGCGTTTGGATGCCGAAATCAGTGGTGGCACAAGACGCTCGCGGGAAGTGCAAGATTAAGAGCAAGTCAACCGGAACCTCGTCGTCCAGGCGGTGGAGCATAAAGGATTTGCTGCGGCGGAGCAACAGCGAAAGCGGTAGCAAGGactcgtttgtgttcttgaccCCTTTGTCATCGAGCTCCAAAAAGGCAGCAGAAGAAGAACCCAAGGAAATTAAGAAGAGCTCCGGGTCCGGGTCCGGGCCTGGATCGGGAGGCGGGCCAAACAAGCCCAAAGGGTCGAAGGCGGTGTCGATGGCGCACGAGGCGTTCTACGTGAGGAACAAGACGGTGGCCAAGGACGGGTATAACAAGAGACGGTCTTATCTTCCGTACAGGCAAGACCTCGTTGGGTTCTTTGCTAGCGTCAACGCCATGAGTAGGACCTTCCCTGCTCTCTGA